gcgccgaaacgtacttaaactactcggaatgacaccaagttttgtgtgcaagtcttaaataatGTTACAGAACTATTCTCGGTCTCGGAATTTCATTTAAATGATGCTACGCAACTGTGTGCAACCATAGTCATAGAATAAAACCAAAACcgcaagtctactagtgtgtgccaagaccgggtgtcacaagtgtatgagcatctagtagaatatacaaaagaatactagtctactgtccaaagtgaaatagacagaaaaatataatcaAAGAAAGACTTTGGCTACTGCAGAACGGGCTTAGAAGGCACCTCACCGTGAAGCCTCGAAGTGGTAATCAAGTGTGTGTGCcggactgatatccagatgcacctgctcagatcctacacatttaagtgcagaagtgtagcatgagtacataaacaacatgtacccagtaagtatctagtctaacctcgaagaagtagtgacgaggggtcgactttgacacttactatgggctaacaataatatgCCAAAATTTACAACTAAGCATGGATTTCGTGAATAATactaaaaactcaataacaagaaataataaataattctttcacaagtACTAAGTCctaaattcattttcatcatttaacaatttatatctcaagccaatgaagcaatatcaattataaatgattccaaagatgtatcatgcgcaaattatgtcgaggtcgtacggcccgatccaacataaatatttaaattgtgccctgccgagggtcaaacgacaCGAATGATAAATGCATCTATCTGCCaacgaggcgttcggcccgctccacaaagaaaaatactttaaaaaacacaaattctcaaaaacagtcaagtgttccattcacaacttcaagtaagtaaaatttaaccttttaaaaattccTTTATAAGTTTCCAATCTAACttaagcacttaaattaacatTTAAGAGTGCAAACATCTTAAGTATAGCATGATATAGGTCTTAGACTACCCagacaatagcataattagtagctacgtacggactcttgtaacctcatgcatacgtagccccccacaaatagaaacacatGCTAATCAATTTACCCGTGaggataattccctcttataaggttagaaaagagacttacctcatctcaaagccttCTTTCCAGTCCAAGGgtgtgctcaaaccctcaatttggtgccaaacgactcgaaactagtcaaatattatataaaatgatcaatacatgttcaaaagtttatatcttaactatcaaagtgatttcccaagcctatttgaaaaatccctaaaattcacccccgggcccacgtccgaattccggaaattttcggAGAATGTTGTTACCCATGACATTATAagctcaaatatatgattttcactaggTTCCTCAACAAATTTCTAGTTAAATCTCCtctttatcaaaacctaggttttcacctaaaccctaaGATTTTCActtatttacatgttataatctacccataaactatgtatttaactcacatttgatagaaattacttacctcaattagttgatgaaaatcctctctctaaccagctccaaaatcgcccccaagAAGTGTAAGAAGTAGTCAAAATGCCTAAGTCTCGTATTTAAAAtaacctcactgcccagcgaatctcgcacctgcgaggacaCTGCTGTACCTACGGTGCCGCTTCTGGGGAGGAAATTTTGTAGGTATGGTACCCCCCCAGCTGTCCAACGTTCACATCTGCGGAGCTAGAGCTGCTCCTGCGACCTTCGACGCGCGCCTGCGgacatagccgcttctgcggtttccccaatcgcacctgcgcattcgcaGGTGCGCAAACTCACACGCATATGCGGTCCATGGCCAAATACTCCCAGCCTCTTCTATGGCATGAACCATGCATATGCGGCATCGCACTTGCGGCCCAAGGctcgcaggtgtggttacaccagaactggtgcaacCAGCAGCCTTGTTTAGTTTCAAACTCAATCTGTGCATCGTCCGAACGGCATCCGGGACCCCCGAGGCCCGTcccaacataccaacaagtttggaattataaaatggactcgctcaaACTCTCGGAATATACAAAACTACATCAAacctaagaatcacaccccaaactaattgaataaaaatatgaacttcaagttctttaatttactcccaacgcgccgaaacgtacttaaacttctcggaatgacaccaaattttgtgtgcaagtcttaaatgacgcAACGGAACTAGTCCcgatctcggaattccatttggacctcgataatACCAAAACCTACTTCAAAGCAGAtttaaaaaacttcaaaaactttcaaagaaccaactttcactattaggcgccaagaTGCttccgagtcatccaaaacccgatctgaacatacgcccaagtctgaaattatcatacaaacctattagaaccgTTAAATCtccattctgaggtcgtttactcaaaacgttgaccgaagtcaaacttagcttttttagccaaccttaaggaaccaagtgttccgatttcaacccgaacccttccaaataccaaactaaccatccccgcaagtcataaaatagtagaAGCACATACGGGGGGTCTTATTTAGGGGAAGAGGTTTCTAAAAAGTAAAACGACCGATCGTGTCGTTACAATAAACCAATTTGATGTTCTACTTGTTTCTTTATCAACCACTGCCTAAGCAATTGGATAAAAATGCTTGACTGAATCTTGATCCACAGCCACTAACATTTGTCCCTtgcattttcttttcaaaaatgtaCCATCCAGACCTATCAAAGGTCTCAAACCTTCTTTCCAGTCATATTTTAAAGCTTGGAAGCACACATACATCCTTAAAAATATCCTCTTATCTTCTGCCAAAGAATCTTTGGATATATTAATCATTATGTCAGAACCATGCTTGCTCTCTCTCAACTCCTGTGCATATCCCTCCAACCTATAGTAATCATTCAAGTAACTACTCTCCAATTTCTCCAAAGCAAAGCCTTTTAACTCTTTTCAGCTTTGACTCACTCACATTAAGTTTAAATTGTCTCTCCAACTCATCATTCATTCTTTTTATCTTATACTTAGGATTGTTCTGaattttttcttctaaaatatTGTGCTAAAGTATTAGATGATGCTCTTTTATTTTCATATGCATCATCACAATTGTGTTTTAAATTTAAAGTCTTGATCTTAAAACCTTGATCATTCCCATCCTTGGAAATATGACAATAAAAGGGACAACCCTCATCACAACTATATGTAACTCTACCTGTATCAATTTTTCAAACCTGTAATCCCTTTTTATTTGTAACAGCATACAACCCAATAACTTGTTTAGCTTTAGCTAGGTCTTTAAAGGACATACCTTTCTCCAAAACCTTTTACTCTTCCAGCTTTCTGTGATACCAAGTTTTCTTTGCTTTTTGAATACTTCCAACCTTTCTTCTCTATCATCTTCTTCACTAGACAAAGAATTATCATCTACATCCTCCTTACTACTATCACAATCTATTATGGGTTCTATATTAACACTAAGAGACTCATGGAAGTGAATAATTTTCGTAGCATACAcgatatcttctttatatttgtcTACCGCATATAAGTTCAAAATATAGAACTAATTTGAAAGTAAACTATGGAGAGCTCTAACACCTTCATCCCTTACGACCACATAATATATACCAGATGGTCCAATCACTAAAAGTTGTTTTACCTCAATAAACCCTAACTTCTCACTCATGAATTCTTTACAAATATCAATATAAGACCCAAAAAAAATCTGCTTCGTAACTTCTCGACACGTGAATAAGTTTTTTACTATATACCAGCTGTGGTTTTATAACGAttcgaccggttgttttgagaatttaagtcccgtttgGAGACATAAGGTCTTGAGAAGTTTTGTATTATATGTATTGATTTGTGTGCGTGATCGAGTTCaattaccggatgattcggagttAAATCGGAAGAAAcattctagttttggaagcttaagcagtAAGAATTGACCGGAATTTTATCTTTTGTGTAAACGGCTCCAGAATGGGTTTTGAacgattccaacagcttcgtatAGTGAtgttggacttaggcgtgcatccGAATTTGgagtccgtagggtaatttggagcatttcggcgaaagttagaaaagttgaagttttgaaggttgagaggtttgaccaagagttgactttggtgatatcggggtcagaatgtgaTTCTGAGAGTTGAACagctatgttatgtcatttgggacttgcctacaaaatttgacatcattccgagttgatttgataggtttcgacgagAGTTTTAGAAGTTgcaagatttgaaagttcataagttcgattcatggtgtgattcatagtttcgacattgtttgatgtgatttgagacctcgagcaagtccgtgttaggttatgcaacttgttggtatgtttagatggggtcccggggatctcgggtgtgtttcggatgggctacgggccaatttttttatttttggacttcTAGTTTCTgccatctggtttccttaatcgcgttcgcgtagtgcaaTTTATGGAGAATGAATTATTGTTCTTCGTGTTTGCGTGATtccattcgcgatcgcgaaggtctgcttttcccttcttcgcgttcgcatccgtctctttgcgttcgcgtagcTCAGTTCCTGGGCCATCAATTTCCTTATTTGCGATCGCATATGTTTGTTCGAGATCGCGTAGCACTAATTTCGGGCAGTAATTATttcttctccgcgttcgcgagcttgttttcgcgttcacgaagcacttCTTGGCAgcctcatttttcttcttcgcgaacgcgatccttcCTCCGCGTTCTCGATGCATAATCATATGGGTAGATTATAAGAtcttcaaatcgagggttaggccatttttatcatatcttgacttgtagggctcagttttgagcgattcttgtgggtttttcaagcaaatcgattgggtaagtgttcttcacctagaatttattttattcaatgattttatctttatttttatcatttaatttgtgttttgagttgagaaaaatagaggtttttgaaaaaaacattcaaaatgaaaaatcatgatttgagagaCGAAtcggtatcggaatttgataattttaatatgattgaactcgtatcagaatgggtattcgggtgttgtaaaatttgtcgggttccgaggtgcgggcccgggggtcgacttttgggtcgatttttagattttgataaatattgaggctttatgatccggaatagtttcttatgagttttatttgtgctttaaagttatttttattagatttgagccatccgggggccatttcacccgagaagtttatTTTTGAGTATCGGTATGTCTTCTTTGAGGtcagtatcttgtctaaccttgtggggaggaactaccccttaggatttgagtcttctatgctaattgtagtccgtgtacgcgaggtgacgactatgtgctcagacttatttgtgaaaaattggccttttagggttcttaggtccttgtaatCACTGAATATGTAGTTGTTCTCGTTATGATCATGTTTCTTAATTACTAGTCcacctctacctgctttaattagaatttatttgcttcatgatccactcttatTTCTTATTTGATCTATCCGGGCCTCAACtaaaattgttatctcttctttTGTCATATTTTCCTTTCCTAActgtttatctttatttgaagtataATTATCTCTTATGTAATTATTCAcccttaattgaggctatgattatctttctgacgcttattcttattgaatttgttgtatctcttcccTAATTGCTCAACCTTAAAAATAAGTTAGACATCCTATaatttagttgacttgtccttatttggaattattcgacttgtgttagctccctcgttgttgaaatgtatattgtggacAGTTGTACatagtatttcctttcttgttgagatgttcttattatgactagtatTCTTgattgtggctactccttgtgaattagtttCTCCGTTCCTTTAAGTTCTAGAATCtctgagttgatttatttgtcgtacccttgtattattttcattgttgatgttgtacttgttgttgtgatgcacgagatttctgctgtgcgattgttgttattgtgatgcacgtgatttctgtcgtgcggttgttgttattgtgatgcacgaggtttctaccgtgcgagtgttattgggttgcacgaggtttctgtcgtgctattgttaatagtgataattccacatgcggcgtgacaagcagggctatatatatatgggttgcgcatgtggcgagacaaggtgagaacattattatgcacgtgtggcgagacaagatgtgcattcactttactattgcacacatagcgagacaaggtgggttgtgtcagggattgatttgtgatgacttgtgatagtcatggggcattcttgttgtttataTTTATGTAGTGGTGCACTTACCTGTGTCAGTTCTATCTTGTGAAAAAATTATGGGAAAACATTTTACGTgttgttcatttcattttctatacttactagctggcatAAACTATGCaagaacacttgcacaagtatACACGTAGTTAACCACTCTTATCGGTTAAAGAGGattcttgatattattgagtatAGATGTACATCCTTGTTTAATTgacttctatgtgagaatggctctatttggcacgtgagtcgtcagtgcggttataaaTTGTAATGAGAGCACAAGATGCTAAGAGTTAGGGTTCAGGAATtggacccgtgagttgtgaatattcagaggttcggtacctcgtggaggttATAGGCTAAAACCCGGTGTGAAAGCGGtcgttttgttgagttgttatttgtCTTTCATTTATTTGCAATCACCGGATTTAGACCGTGTTTCCGTACATCTACTGTGTAattattatggtattccgctgaaagttgttgttttcctttcttactgaaattaccgtattatttgccatttcgcatagtctttatgtagatatcatactctgttgttCCTATGCTTATACTTATTCAGgctatttagtccagtaggtatcttgactgtacctcgtcactactacattgaggttagtcttgatacttgttgggtaccgccgtggtgtactcatactgcacttctggaCACTTTTGTGCAGTTCTAGGTATTTTCGAAGttagttgatcattagctagttgtgcggattgctgttgtggagactcaaggtaaacgtattgttgcgttcgcaggcttcggagtcaccttctgatttgtattcacactgtttactttatttcaaacaattgtatttagaaatttgtaacaaactctgtagagcttataacttgtactaccgattttgggaattgtaaatattatagagatttctatttcaaaaattgttagatggtatttaattattgttgttattcagtaaatattaggcttacctaatccctAAGATCCTTTTCCCTAAAGGCACCATCTATATTAAGCTTGTAAAAGCCTTTGTGGGTTTTGTGCCATGCAATTGACCTTATGGGTATGAACATTAATTAATTCTTTTTGCGTTAGCATCTGTACTTGACTGCTAAAGAAACTGAGTTTCTTAGGTTAAAATTGAAGGAGGTGTTATCATGTTTATTCTTGTTACGGTTGAGCCAAATTTTTCATAGAGCTAAAAGGTATAATTCATCCCATGATAGGTATGGGGATAACTTAGGTGCAATTAGGTCTTTAATATTAGTGAGCTAGTGTGATGTATTATGATATGAAGGGATATTATAGCCTATCATATCCTAGAATTAGAGGACTGCATCACACGTAATAAAAATGTGATCAATAGATTCGTTTTCTTTTTTACAAATTGGACATTTGGGGTCAATATTAATACCAATATCTTGGAGATAGGATCGATAGGGAAGTTTATTGCGAAGACATTTTCATAGAAAAAACTTGATCTTGTTGGGACAGTGAAGTTCCCAAATCCGGTTAAACTCAGTGGTATTAGGGTCATCTTGGCTAACAAGCTTGTAGCAACTTTTCGACGTAAACTTGCATGGCACAAACCCCACAGAGGCTTTCTCATATTGTCACTTGTAAAGAGAGGGAAGAAGATGTAATAAATGAATAGTCTAATAGatacatttatttgttttgttttgagATTCCGATCTTTTTACTCTATAAAGTATCAACCAGACACTTGAATTCGATCAAAACTAAGTTTTAAACATCTTCAGCAGTGTAAGTTGCTCACTCGCCTAGGCATGAACAACATATTAGATCCACCTCACactattatttgttttaaaaaaatattattttttataaaaatcccaaatcaatttccctttttttcccccaaaaaaaaaaacaaaccttCCTCCTATCTTTCCTCCATTCCATCTCTCCCTCTTCCACCAACCACCGTCACACACCACCATCCCTTTTTTCTCCATCAGAAAACACACAACCAAACCcactttatcttcttcttttttgtcaCAATATTTCTCCATTGCTATAAGTGCACTCGACCAATCTCGCTATCCCATCTCCTCTTCTCTTCTTTACCTTCACGTCACCCTCTCAAAACCCAGGCAGCGAACAAATAAGGGTCCATGCAGGGCCAACTCCAAGGGGtcccatttttaaaaaataataggtttataggtatttaaaaaaaatatttaatacttttaatataaaaatagagtttttaatataaaaagaaagaatttttttagaTATTTAAATAAAGTATTAACTTATTTAAAAATGGGTAGATGAATAGCTTTCCTAACGTTTCAATTTATCACTTTTTACTCATTCATTAGATAACATGTAAAAATGCAgctcttccccggaccccgcacgTAACGAGAACTTAACGCACTCGACTCTCTTTTTTTACTAAAAAGTAATCCGACGTAGATAGCGCATGACTGCATTCGTTTGGAAGAACGGAAGTTACTGTGGGCCACACAGAGaaaattctaaaaatttgaagggtacttattgtttttcttttatccaCATTTCAAATAAGTGAATAATAGAATTTTTGGGCTTAACTCAAGAAATacattttccaacttaattcaaaCTATGGCGTACAAAGAAACACGAGGAAAATTGGGTTACGATCACATAAGAACACAAATTGTAAATCCGACAACCTGAAATCTTGGATACTCATTGCAGATTGCCGCCCAACTACATTGCAGCCATTCAGTTGTAAAACCAAATCAGTAAACTACGCAGATAGATTCAAAAACATACAAAACATTATAGGGAACACCATGAGCAAAACTAGCCACATCTAATTAGATTTGAATCTTCAGTATTACTCGGAAGTGATAAACAAAACAGTAAGAATTTAACTCCACTAAGCACAAGACAATTTAAGTCTTAACTAGTAAAAATGAAGATCCTTCATCAGATATCCTAGTTCAAGCATAAAGCCTTCCAAAGCATCCAACGACCTTGATCTTACCATCTACTCCTTGATGCCTCACTGCACATGTAAATACACAAACATCAAGAAGCATTCAAAATAATGTCAACATGTAGACAAATGTAAATGAAAAGTCACGAGAATATCTGGACAACCACCATTCAAGGGCCCTATATCTTTTGTTGTCAAAATAGCCTTCAAGTAACTATGTGATTCAATACATGAGCACCAAAGAACAGGTTAGATTCTTTTACCCTTGGGTGTAGAAATGATCACAGATACGCCAAACTGATGACAAAGATAGCATCGTACAACTGAGAACCATATCCGTTTGATAAGCCAGAAATAATTTTATTAAGGAAAGACCAGTTGGTACTCATATACAAAAAAGAAACTACATCAATCAGCTACGAACTATTTACTAACTAAAATACTATATCAAACTATACATAAACTAATGTGATCCTTCATTCATGAAATACCAGCACAAAACAGAGTTGACTATCCACTTCTCTATGATCTGAATCACCAGATCAGATCTATTTTGATTATCTTCAAAAAAACATAGCCTCGAACAAAAGGCATACTCATTTGCCAACCCTTCACAATTAGCAAACAAATATTGAAGTACATGCTTTTCTGCATGTGTATTTGCCTCAGCATAACCCTAAATCTCACAACACTATTCACCTATCAGAATACTTGCATCATCCTCTCAACAAGCTGGACCTCTAGTGTTTACGGATGAAACCCTGGTGTAGTGCGTTCAACATATGCGACCATCTTATTAATTTCTGACTGAAAACATACACATTAGCCACCCCTTCGGACTTAGCAGATGAATACATGTTGTATATCCCTTGGTAATGGTTTTGCCCCTAAAGTCTTACACATTAGCCACCCTTTACGACTTAGCAGATGAATATTAGACATGCATCCAGTTCCACCATGTGTATCTCCCTTGAGATTGGTGTTGCCCTGAACTCTTACATATTTTATTCATCGGACAGAAACCCACCACCCTCTATTCAACCAACTAGGCATCCATCTATTGTAGATGAAACCAGGTGTAACCACCTATTTAATGTTATATATGACACCTCCTCCTTTTTGGTATGGTCCCGCGCCCTCTACTGGTTTTGATTTACTTTATCTGTGCCAAACATAAACTTGGCTGCCAAGATTTTGGCCAAACATTTTCAACACATGATATCAGCTTATGAGGAATAACAATTCGGACAGATTAATACCAATATAACCTTCTTTTCCACACTGTCATATCTAAAATGGATCATTAATCATTTCTGCTGAAACATTGAAGGTTTGCTTACTATTCCAAAACCTTAGGCATCCATAACCCAAACAAATATGCCGAAAGCAATAGAGAACCAGAAAGATAGTTcctttcttccaacttcaaaacAGACATAGGATACACTAAGGGGTCATCTGGTTTGATGTTTGAAAATATCTATATTACAAAACTCCACATTATTAATTGGGTGTTTGGTTGATAGAACTGTTTCCTATGCCTAACTTAGGTGGTATTCTCCATATTATTTTGTGCCTAACCTAATGAGAAATGACCAAAAATGAatcaaataatatcaataaaaaagTATTTTAAACTGCTTTCTATTAGCTAATCACCTCTCACATCTTAATTCAGTTATTCCATCTTTTATTAGTACACCTCATTTTGGCTTTCCTCTCAAATGTTCTTATTTGATATAATGAGAAACAATTTTTTTGACATACTTCTCATTAGCTTTAcagtaattaaatttttttatcacataataacaacaaaaatagtaATATGTTTGATAAAGTGATTAATATAGGTCAAGGGTCAAATAAATAGAAACTTAAGCACAAAATTTGATGGACACAGTGGCCATATAAAACACTAACATAAACACATAATATTCAGTTAAAACAGTGGACAAGTAAAAAGAATACCTTATATATTGCTTGGGTACATGAAAACCCTAACCTTAGATCCCTGAAAGATTTacagaaagaaaataacacagtTAATCAGAAAGTAAAAACTACTAATCAAATAATAAtgcaaataacagaaatttaCCATAGACTTAGGTGGCAAGTTAGACTTGAACTTAGCTCTCACGACGCCGCTGTTTCCATGAGGCCTACAAACCTTACCCCAAATGCAGCGATAATGAGAGTTATTCTTCTTTGTCTTAGCCTTGTAGATGTACGCCATGCGCTTTCCAAGGTACCAATCCACTTCTTCCTTAGTGTTCACTCCCTCAATCTGAATTAACGAAGTGCTTGGATACTGGTTCGATTTTGACCTAACACACAGATTAAACAATTTTAGATACTCAATCATATGAAATCAACATTAATCTTCAGATAGTGAGAGTACGTTACCTTTTGTATCCAAGAACGGTTCCTCTGACATAGAGTCTACAGAAACAGAAAAGAATAAAGACGGTGTAAAAAAATGAGATTCTGCAGATAATGTAATTAAGGTGGGTTTGAGAAGATTCAATACCTGACGCGCTCTCCTTGGCGTCCCTTCACCATTTTCGATTCAAGGGGATAGGGGAATGGGGGATACGGCGAACGACGGAGACGTCTGCAGAGAAAATCTTAAAACCCTAGAGAAATACTCATTTTAGAAAAGAGGTATATATGTGCTGGCGCTTCGCATTTGGTCGTCAAATGGGCTGGAGGCCCAGTAGTTCGATGCCTAGGGTTTGAAATATTAGGTTTTGACAAAGTTGGCCGCTCGGCCCAAACTATTAGGAATTTTTACAaaaagggatctttacacaaatagccggccatattaattatttactttttttagcCATATACACAATTATGCACATGTAATACATAAATTATCCATATATTATACATTCgccgactatttttagtttaagtgatgGGGTGGGcggttatttgggttaattcctCTTACAAAAAATAGTTGGTCGACTCGAAATTactgtttattttttctaatcaGTATACATGAATTACACATGATTATAGGCATATTCTATATGACTTAtacatatgtttttttttatttagacaGCCATTATTTAAGTTAACTAGTTATAATGTACGTGCGATGCACGTGTATTCTACGTTTGTTAATAACAAAAATATATGAAATATAGAATAAGAATGAATTGTGTGTATCGCAATTGACGTCAAGACAGATGCAAATTTTATTACACTGACAAAAATAGTTGAATTTCAAGCAATTTATAACctataaaacttaaaatttaGGTGTGTTAG
This DNA window, taken from Nicotiana tabacum cultivar K326 chromosome 4, ASM71507v2, whole genome shotgun sequence, encodes the following:
- the LOC107779239 gene encoding large ribosomal subunit protein eL33y, whose product is MVKGRQGERVRLYVRGTVLGYKRSKSNQYPSTSLIQIEGVNTKEEVDWYLGKRMAYIYKAKTKKNNSHYRCIWGKVCRPHGNSGVVRAKFKSNLPPKSMGSKVRVFMYPSNI